Within the Miscanthus floridulus cultivar M001 chromosome 17, ASM1932011v1, whole genome shotgun sequence genome, the region AGACCGCCAGCTAGGCTAGTAGGAGTACTCCACGAACAGCTCAGCCAACGTGCGGGAAGGCACACGAAGCGTCGAAGCCCATGGTTTGGTGGTCCGTTCAGCCCACAGCACGCAAAGCACCTGCGTTGCCATTCACTAGCCCACCTTGGCGCCTTGGCACTGTGCAGTGTGCACCCACCCTTCAGAGCTTCAGGCCTTCAGCCCCGCGCTATATAAACCCCCGATGGAATGCCCACCACTCATCACCAGTCGGCAGTCGCAGGTCATCATAGCCGCAACCTCGTACAATCACGAAAGCACACGAGTCCACGACAAAGTCGAGTGCTCTAGCCGCATCAGCATCCGCTGTCCACACCTCTGTTCCTTCACGTGCGTGCGTGTCATGGAGACCCTCCTGGTCGGCAACCCCGCCAACGGCGTGGCGAAGCCGATGTGCAACGGCGTCGGCGCTCTGCCCGTGGCCAACTCCCACGCCGTCATCACCACGGCGCCGCCGCCAGTGACGACGGTGGCCCCGGCGGGCGCCACGCTCGGCCGGCACCTGGCGCGGCGGCTCGTGCAGATCGGCGCCTCCGACGTGTTCGCCGTCCCCGGGGACTTCAACCTCACCCTGCTCGACTACCTCATCGCGGAGCCGGGGCTGAGCCTCGTCGGCTGCTGCAACGAGCTCAACGCCGGGTACGCCGCCGACGGGTACGCGCGCTCCAGGGGCGTCGGCGCCTGCGCcgtcacgttcaccgtcggcggGCTCAGCGTGCTCAACGCCATCGCCGGCGCGTACAGCGAGAACCTCCCCGTGATCTGCATCGTGGGCGGACCCAACTCCAACGACTACGGCACCAACCGCATCCTGCACCACACCATCGGCCTCCCGGACTTCTCCCAGGAGCTGCGCTGCTTCCAGACCATCACCTGCTACCAGGCCGTCGTCAACAACCTGGACGACGCGCACGAGCAGATCGACACGGCCATCGCGACGGCGCTGAGGGAGAGCAAGCCCGTGTACATCAGCGTCAGCTGCAACCTGGCCGGCCTCTCCCACCCGACCTTCAGCCGGGAGCCGGTGCCCCTGTTCATCTCGCCGAGGCTGAGCAACAAGGCCAACCTCGAGTACGCCGTGGAGGCCGCGGCGGAGTTCCTGAACAAGGCGGTGAAGCCGGTGATGGTGGGCGGGCCCAAGATCCGGGTGGCCAAGGCCAGGGACGCGTTCGCCGGCGTCGCGGACGCCAGCGGGTACCCTTTCGCCGTGATGCCGTCCGCCAAGGGCCTGGTGCCGGAGCACCACCCGCGGTTCATCGGCACCTACTGGGGCGCCGTGAGCACCACGTTCTGCGCCGAGATCGTGGAGTCCGCCGACGCGTACCTCTTCGCGGGCCCCATCTTCAACGACTACAGCTCCGTCGGCTACTCCCTCCTGCTCAAGAGGGAGAAGGCCGTCATCGTGCAGCCTGACCGAGTGGTGGTCGGCAACGGCCCGGCGTTCGGGTGCATCCTCATGTCCGAGTTCCTCCGCGCGCTCGCCAAGCGCCTCAGGTGCAACACCACGGCGTACGACAACTACCGCCGGATCTTCGTCCCCGACCGCGAGCCGCTCAACGGCAAGCCCGACGAGCCGCTAAGGGTGAACATCCTCTTCAAGCACATCAAGGGCATGCTGTCCGGTGAGACCGCCGTCGTCGCCGAGACCGGCGACTCGTGGTTCAACTGCCAGAAGCTCAGGCTTCCCGAGGGCTGCGGGTACGCATCTGCCAGAATCTCGTCTTAAACAAGCACGCAATTAGATATATACATAGGCTGTTAAAAATTCAGTAACTCAAGACTGGTGGCTCTGA harbors:
- the LOC136517505 gene encoding pyruvate decarboxylase 1, whose translation is METLLVGNPANGVAKPMCNGVGALPVANSHAVITTAPPPVTTVAPAGATLGRHLARRLVQIGASDVFAVPGDFNLTLLDYLIAEPGLSLVGCCNELNAGYAADGYARSRGVGACAVTFTVGGLSVLNAIAGAYSENLPVICIVGGPNSNDYGTNRILHHTIGLPDFSQELRCFQTITCYQAVVNNLDDAHEQIDTAIATALRESKPVYISVSCNLAGLSHPTFSREPVPLFISPRLSNKANLEYAVEAAAEFLNKAVKPVMVGGPKIRVAKARDAFAGVADASGYPFAVMPSAKGLVPEHHPRFIGTYWGAVSTTFCAEIVESADAYLFAGPIFNDYSSVGYSLLLKREKAVIVQPDRVVVGNGPAFGCILMSEFLRALAKRLRCNTTAYDNYRRIFVPDREPLNGKPDEPLRVNILFKHIKGMLSGETAVVAETGDSWFNCQKLRLPEGCGYEFQMQYGSIGWSVGATLGYAQAAKDKRVIACIGDGSFQVTAQDVSTMLRCGQKSIIFLINNGGYTIEVEIHDGPYNVIKNWDYTGLINAIHNSDGNCWTMKVRTEEQLKEAIATATGAKKDCLCFIEVIVHKDDTSKELLEWGSRVSAANSRPPNPQ